A window of Candidatus Aegiribacteria sp. contains these coding sequences:
- a CDS encoding diguanylate cyclase: MAKLVSACNEESLDKTVHEMAGILSGIVPDSTISVADVDSSHGRTRVWVSRGPLARWRRGKVFDSSAGMAGWIVKNRVPCRRSRIKYGENSVNAFTVKSDMQDRTGSCMGVPVVRDREVIALIMAEHETDNAFMQHHEAILLVAAEIFSMREELAGLRQRFLTISGKDTLTGLPGITLFNSHLHQMAKEVQTYGWYVGVIVADLDGFDSLNQKLGYREGDRLLTNAAIIFRNCFPDDVFIARIGPDSFAACIPKAGKAVMEAMSQRVTDALSFEYRRRTADSFVSVSASVGSAYTHVNRKVLLLSMEAEKIVKEASASGPGTCIVRKIGLAVPEKR; this comes from the coding sequence ATGGCAAAGCTAGTTTCCGCATGCAATGAAGAGAGTCTGGATAAAACTGTACACGAAATGGCAGGTATTCTATCCGGAATAGTACCTGACTCTACTATTTCAGTAGCCGATGTTGATAGTTCGCACGGCAGAACAAGGGTATGGGTTTCCAGAGGCCCCCTTGCCAGATGGCGCCGGGGGAAGGTCTTCGACAGTTCCGCTGGAATGGCTGGATGGATTGTGAAGAACAGGGTGCCCTGTAGACGTTCCAGAATTAAGTACGGTGAAAACAGTGTAAATGCTTTCACTGTCAAATCAGACATGCAAGATAGAACTGGAAGCTGTATGGGAGTTCCTGTAGTCAGAGACAGGGAAGTTATCGCCCTTATTATGGCGGAACATGAAACCGATAACGCTTTCATGCAGCATCACGAAGCGATTCTGCTTGTAGCAGCGGAAATTTTCTCTATGAGAGAAGAACTTGCCGGATTGAGGCAAAGGTTTTTAACTATTTCTGGAAAAGATACTTTAACCGGTCTTCCCGGCATAACTCTTTTTAACAGTCACCTGCATCAGATGGCGAAAGAAGTGCAGACATATGGCTGGTATGTAGGGGTAATTGTAGCAGATTTAGATGGATTTGATTCATTAAACCAGAAACTTGGCTACAGAGAGGGAGATCGTCTTCTTACGAATGCAGCAATCATTTTCCGTAACTGTTTCCCGGATGATGTTTTCATTGCCAGGATAGGACCGGATAGTTTCGCGGCCTGCATTCCCAAGGCAGGGAAGGCTGTGATGGAAGCCATGAGCCAGAGAGTGACGGATGCTCTGTCGTTTGAATACAGAAGGAGGACAGCTGATTCTTTTGTATCGGTATCCGCCTCCGTAGGCAGTGCGTATACCCACGTTAACAGAAAGGTTCTGCTTTTAAGCATGGAAGCGGAAAAAATCGTTAAGGAAGCTTCAGCATCCGGCCCGGGTACCTGCATTGTTAGAAAAATCGGGCTTGCAGTCCCCGAGAAAAGATGA